One part of the Phragmites australis chromosome 3, lpPhrAust1.1, whole genome shotgun sequence genome encodes these proteins:
- the LOC133913190 gene encoding ATP-dependent DNA helicase DDM1-like isoform X1, which translates to MVEGMVVAVANGVKVEADAAAATTADSPKSVLEDKKTSEGKNGNSSLATDPIKQEVADDFVDASSSLPAEFEVNSGDVHPVIKAVKEEKQLLKPVKEEKADDFVEASSTIPIEVEANNGDASLITEAMKKEEEQLEEARIKAEDEEEARKREEAASLAFDPEARYNKLDELLTKTQLFSEFLFEKMDQITDQEGVETQAEEPPVEEKKKGRGRKRKGNAAPQYNDKKARTAVAAMLTRSREDRHADDCTLSEEERWEKEQANLVPLLTGGKLKSYQIKGVKWLISLWQNGLNGILADQMGLGKTIQTIGFLAHLKGKGMHGPYLIIAPLSTLSNWVNEISRFTPSLASIIYHGDKVARAEIRRKFMPKNIGPDFPIVVTSYEMTMSDARLLAHYKWKYVVVDEGHRLKNSKCKLLREIKRIPMENKLLLTGTPLQNNLAELWSLLNFILPDIFSSHEEFESWFDFSAKGNEEEQEETKEKRRVHVVSKLHAILRPFLLRRMKEDVEQMLPRKKEIIIYANMTEHQKRIQDHLVEKTFDVYLNEESDIVLRRPGIKAKLNNLFIQLRKNCNHPDLLESAVGAISLYPPVNKLLEQCGKFQLLDRLLNSLLSRKHKVLIFSQWTKVLDIIEYYLDSKGLEACRIDGQVKLDERWRQIAEFNDPNSSLNIFILSTRAGGLGINLTSADTCILYDSDWNPQMDLQAMDRCHRIGQTRSVHVYRLATSHSVEGRMIRKAFGKLKLEHVVIGKGQFEQERAKPNVLDEAELLALLRDEQDEADRMIQTDISDEDLLKLMDRSDLSGPPVATDAAPLIPLKGPGWEVVVTTKSGGGMLSSLTS; encoded by the exons ATGGTAGAAGGGATGGTCGTCGCCGTGGCGAACGGGGTGAAGGTGGaagccgacgccgccgccgccactacTGCGGATTCTCCTAAATCCGTCCTGGAGGACAAG AAAACTTCTGAAGGAAAGAATGGGAACTCTTCCCTTGCAACAGATCCAATTAAGCAAGAGGTGGCTGATGATTTTGTGGATGCAAGCTCGTCCCTGCCTGCTGAGTTCGAGGTCAATAGCGGTGATGTGCATCCTGTCATTAAGGCAGTGAAGGAGGAAAAGCAGCTACTGAAGCCAGTCAAGGAGGAGAAAGCTGATGATTTCGTGGAAGCAAGTTCTACTATACCTATTGAAGTTGAGGCCAACAATGGCGATGCATCCCTGATCACAGAAGCaatgaaaaaggaagaagagcaGCTTGAGGAGGCCCGGATTAAGGCAGAGGACGAAGAGGAAGCCAGGAAGAGGGAAGAAGCTGCAAGCCTTGCTTTTGATCCTGAGGCACGGTATAACAAGTTAGATGAGCTGCTGACGAAGACTCAGCTCTTTTCGGAGTTTCTATTTGAGAAGATGGATCAAATCACTGAT CAGGAAGGTGTTGAAACTCAAGCTGAAGAGCCGCCGgtagaagagaagaagaagggacGTGGCCGAAAGAGGAAAGGCAATGCTGCGCCACAGTACAATGAT AAGAAGGCTAGGACGGCAGTGGCAGCCATGCTTACAAGATCTCGTGAAGATCGACATGCTGATGATTGTACTCTCTCAGAAGAAGAAAGGTGGGAaaaagagcaggccaatcttgTGCCATTATTGACTGGCGGAAAATTGAAGTCATACCAGATAAAGGGTGTGAAGTGGCTAATATCATTGTGGCAGAATGGACTGAATGGGATACTGGCTGATCAAATGGGCCTTGGGAAAACAATCCAGACAATTGGATTTCTTGCTCATCTGAAAGGGAAAGGCATGCATGGCCCATACTTGATAATCGCTCCTCTGTCCACTCTCTCGAATTGGGTGAATGAGATCTCAAG GTTTACTCCTTCTCTGGCTAGTATCATTTATCATGGAGATAAAGTGGCCCGGGCAGAGATAAGAAGAAAATTCATGCCCAAAAATATAGGCCCTGATTTTCCAATAGTAGTGACTTCATACGAGATGACCATGTCAGATGCTAGATTACTTGCTCACTATAAGTGGAAGTATGTTGTTGTAGATGAG GGACATCGGTTGAAAAATTCTAAGTGTAAATTATTGAGAGAGATAAAGCGCATACCAATGGAAAATAAGCTACTTTTGACTGGGACACCCCTTCAGAATAATCTGGCAGAGCTTTGGTCACTATTGAACTTTATTTTGCCTGATATTTTCTCATCACATGAGGAATTTGAATCATG GTTTGATTTTTCTGCGAAAGgaaatgaagaagaacaagaagaaactAAGGAGAAAAGAAGGGTCCATGTTGTTTCGAAGCTTCATGCCATTTTGCGTCCATTCCTTCTAAGGCGGATGAAGGAGGATGTAGAGCAGATGCTTCCACGAAAGAAAGAGATAATCATTTATGCTAATATGACTGAACATCAGAAGCGAATCCAGGATCACTTGGTTGAGAAAACATTTGATGTCTACTTGAATGAAGAATCAGATATCG TGTTGCGGAGACCTGGCATTAAGGCAAAGCTAAATAATCTCTTCATTCAACTGAGGAAGAATTGCAACCATCCTGATCTTTTGGAATCTGCAGTCGGAGCAATAA GCCTGTATCCACCTGTTAATAAGCTTCTAGAACAATGCGGCAAGTTTCAGCTTCTGGACAGGTTATTAAATTCCCTACTCTCGCGAAAGCACAAG GTTCTGATATTCTCACAATGGACAAAAGTATTGGACATTATTGAGTATTACCTAGATTCAAAAGGCCTTGAGGCTTGCAGAATTGATGGTCAGGTTAAGTTGGACGAGAGGTGGCGGCAG ATAGCAGAATTTAATGACCCGAACAGCAGCTTAAATATCTTCATTCTGAGCACACGGGCTGGTGGACTTGGTATCAACCTTACTTCTGCTGATACCTGTATCCTATATGACAGTGACTGG AATCCTCAGATGGATCTGCAGGCCATGGATCGATGCCACCGGATTGGTCAAACACggtcagtgcatgtgtataggCTGGCAACATCACATTCTGTTGAG GGACGGATGATCAGGAAAGCTTTTGGAAAGTTGAAGCTAGAGCATGTGGTGATAGGGAAGGGACAATTTGAACAAGAAAGGGCAAAGCCTAACGTCTTAGAT GAGGCGGAGCTGCTGGCGCTGCTCAGGGACGAGCAGGACGAGGCAGACAGGATGATCCAGACGGACATTAGCGACGAAGACCTCTTGAAGCTGATGGACCGGAGCGACCTGTCCGGACCACCTGTTGCTACAGACGCCGCTCCTCTTATCCCTCTGAAAGGCCCTGGCTGGGAAGTCGTGGTGACCACGAAAAGCGGCGGCGGCATGCTCTCGTCGCTCACCAGCTGA
- the LOC133913192 gene encoding glucan endo-1,3-beta-glucosidase 7-like, translating into MTGRRRLLLALLGLLQLFRLPPAAPQSFVGINYGNVADNLPPPSATARLLQSTTISKVRLYGTDPTIVSALAGTGISLLLGAANGDIANLASSPAAAAAWVAAHLPASASGPSITAVSVGNEVLFGDATLGSQLVPAMQNLYDAMPPNSSIKVSTVNAMDVLAQSDPPSSGAFKPELASALDPLLAFLSKTGSPFLINPYPYFAYVSDPRPETLAFCLFQPNAGRPDAGSGLTYTNMFDAQLDAVRAALDAKGYKDVEIVVAETGWPHKGDPDESGATVENARAFVSGLVSHLRSLAGTPRVPGKSVDTYIFAMYDEDLKPGKASERYFGLFQTNLTETYPTGLLRNGTAGLGPAMAPAPSPTPAQMPTPGQQPQVTPAQPGSTAAAGPSGLCTPGTARGTAAGCSLPSAAESSRPLAVLPMIPGFWFIALQILTWPFSLYFF; encoded by the exons atgacggggaggcggcggcttCTGCTTGCTCTCTTGGGACTCTTGCAGCTCTTTCGTCTTCCTCCCGCAG CGCCGCAGTCCTTCGTCGGCATCAACTACGGCAACGTGGCCGACAACCTCCCGCCGCCGTCGGCCACCGCGCGCCTCCTGCAGTCCACGACCATCTCCAAGGTGCGCCTCTACGGGACCGACCCGACCATCGTCTCCGCTTTAGCCGGCACGGgcatctccctcctcctcggcgccgccAACGGCGACATcgccaacctcgcgtcctcgcccgccgcggccgccgcctgGGTCGCCGCGCACCTCCCGGCTTCCGCCTCGGGGCCGTCCATCACCGCCGTCTCCGTCGGCAACGAGGTCCTCTTTGGCGATGCCACGCTCGGCTCGCAGCTCGTCCCGGCCATGCAGAACCTGTACGACGCGATGCCGCCCAACTCCAGCATCAAGGTCTCCACCGTGAACGCCATGGACGTGCTCGCGCAATCTGATCCTCCGTCCTCCGGCGCGTTCAAGCCGGAGCTCGCCTCGGCGCTCGACCCGCTTCTGGCCTTCCTGAGCAAGACCGGCTCGCCGTTCCTGATCAACCCCTACCCGTACTTCGCGTACGTCAGCGACCCGCGCCCGGAGACGCTGGCCTTCTGCCTGTTCCAGCCCAACGCCGGGCGGCCGGACGCCGGGTCCGGGCTCACGTACACCAACATGTTCGACGCGCAGCTGGACGCCGTGCGCGCGGCGCTGGACGCCAAGGGGTACAAGGACGTGGAGATCGTCGTGGCCGAGACTGGGTGGCCGCACAAGGGCGACCCCGACGAGTCCGGCGCCACGGTGGAGAACGCGCGCGCGTTCGTGTCCGGCCTCGTGTCCCACCTCCGGTCCTTGGCCGGCACGCCGCGCGTGCCCGGCAAGTCCGTGGACACGTACATATTCGCCATGTACGACGAGGACCTCAAGCCCGGCAAGGCGTCGGAGCGGTACTTCGGGCTGTTCCAGACCAACCTCACCGAGACGTACCCGACGGGGCTGCTCAGGAACGGCACGGCTGGGTTGGGGCCGGCCATGGCGCCGGCTCCATCGCCGACGCCAGCGCAAATGCCAACGCCAGGGCAGCAGCCACAG GTGACTCCGGCGCAGCCAGGCTCGACGGCAGCGGCAGGGCCTTCCGGTCTGTGCACGCCGGGGACGGCGAGGGGGACCGCCGCCGGCTGCTCTCTTCCTAGTGCCGCTGAATCGTCTCGCCCTTTGGCAGTGCTCCCTATGATTCCTGGTTTCTGGTTCATAGCTTTGCAGATTTTAACATGGCCTTTTTCTTTATACTTTTTCTAG
- the LOC133913190 gene encoding ATP-dependent DNA helicase DDM1-like isoform X2: MVEGMVVAVANGVKVEADAAAATTADSPKSVLEDKKTSEGKNGNSSLATDPIKQEVADDFVDASSSLPAEFEVNSGDVHPVIKAVKEEKQLLKPVKEEKADDFVEASSTIPIEVEANNGDASLITEAMKKEEEQLEEARIKAEDEEEARKREEAASLAFDPEARYNKLDELLTKTQLFSEFLFEKMDQITDEGVETQAEEPPVEEKKKGRGRKRKGNAAPQYNDKKARTAVAAMLTRSREDRHADDCTLSEEERWEKEQANLVPLLTGGKLKSYQIKGVKWLISLWQNGLNGILADQMGLGKTIQTIGFLAHLKGKGMHGPYLIIAPLSTLSNWVNEISRFTPSLASIIYHGDKVARAEIRRKFMPKNIGPDFPIVVTSYEMTMSDARLLAHYKWKYVVVDEGHRLKNSKCKLLREIKRIPMENKLLLTGTPLQNNLAELWSLLNFILPDIFSSHEEFESWFDFSAKGNEEEQEETKEKRRVHVVSKLHAILRPFLLRRMKEDVEQMLPRKKEIIIYANMTEHQKRIQDHLVEKTFDVYLNEESDIVLRRPGIKAKLNNLFIQLRKNCNHPDLLESAVGAISLYPPVNKLLEQCGKFQLLDRLLNSLLSRKHKVLIFSQWTKVLDIIEYYLDSKGLEACRIDGQVKLDERWRQIAEFNDPNSSLNIFILSTRAGGLGINLTSADTCILYDSDWNPQMDLQAMDRCHRIGQTRSVHVYRLATSHSVEGRMIRKAFGKLKLEHVVIGKGQFEQERAKPNVLDEAELLALLRDEQDEADRMIQTDISDEDLLKLMDRSDLSGPPVATDAAPLIPLKGPGWEVVVTTKSGGGMLSSLTS, from the exons ATGGTAGAAGGGATGGTCGTCGCCGTGGCGAACGGGGTGAAGGTGGaagccgacgccgccgccgccactacTGCGGATTCTCCTAAATCCGTCCTGGAGGACAAG AAAACTTCTGAAGGAAAGAATGGGAACTCTTCCCTTGCAACAGATCCAATTAAGCAAGAGGTGGCTGATGATTTTGTGGATGCAAGCTCGTCCCTGCCTGCTGAGTTCGAGGTCAATAGCGGTGATGTGCATCCTGTCATTAAGGCAGTGAAGGAGGAAAAGCAGCTACTGAAGCCAGTCAAGGAGGAGAAAGCTGATGATTTCGTGGAAGCAAGTTCTACTATACCTATTGAAGTTGAGGCCAACAATGGCGATGCATCCCTGATCACAGAAGCaatgaaaaaggaagaagagcaGCTTGAGGAGGCCCGGATTAAGGCAGAGGACGAAGAGGAAGCCAGGAAGAGGGAAGAAGCTGCAAGCCTTGCTTTTGATCCTGAGGCACGGTATAACAAGTTAGATGAGCTGCTGACGAAGACTCAGCTCTTTTCGGAGTTTCTATTTGAGAAGATGGATCAAATCACTGAT GAAGGTGTTGAAACTCAAGCTGAAGAGCCGCCGgtagaagagaagaagaagggacGTGGCCGAAAGAGGAAAGGCAATGCTGCGCCACAGTACAATGAT AAGAAGGCTAGGACGGCAGTGGCAGCCATGCTTACAAGATCTCGTGAAGATCGACATGCTGATGATTGTACTCTCTCAGAAGAAGAAAGGTGGGAaaaagagcaggccaatcttgTGCCATTATTGACTGGCGGAAAATTGAAGTCATACCAGATAAAGGGTGTGAAGTGGCTAATATCATTGTGGCAGAATGGACTGAATGGGATACTGGCTGATCAAATGGGCCTTGGGAAAACAATCCAGACAATTGGATTTCTTGCTCATCTGAAAGGGAAAGGCATGCATGGCCCATACTTGATAATCGCTCCTCTGTCCACTCTCTCGAATTGGGTGAATGAGATCTCAAG GTTTACTCCTTCTCTGGCTAGTATCATTTATCATGGAGATAAAGTGGCCCGGGCAGAGATAAGAAGAAAATTCATGCCCAAAAATATAGGCCCTGATTTTCCAATAGTAGTGACTTCATACGAGATGACCATGTCAGATGCTAGATTACTTGCTCACTATAAGTGGAAGTATGTTGTTGTAGATGAG GGACATCGGTTGAAAAATTCTAAGTGTAAATTATTGAGAGAGATAAAGCGCATACCAATGGAAAATAAGCTACTTTTGACTGGGACACCCCTTCAGAATAATCTGGCAGAGCTTTGGTCACTATTGAACTTTATTTTGCCTGATATTTTCTCATCACATGAGGAATTTGAATCATG GTTTGATTTTTCTGCGAAAGgaaatgaagaagaacaagaagaaactAAGGAGAAAAGAAGGGTCCATGTTGTTTCGAAGCTTCATGCCATTTTGCGTCCATTCCTTCTAAGGCGGATGAAGGAGGATGTAGAGCAGATGCTTCCACGAAAGAAAGAGATAATCATTTATGCTAATATGACTGAACATCAGAAGCGAATCCAGGATCACTTGGTTGAGAAAACATTTGATGTCTACTTGAATGAAGAATCAGATATCG TGTTGCGGAGACCTGGCATTAAGGCAAAGCTAAATAATCTCTTCATTCAACTGAGGAAGAATTGCAACCATCCTGATCTTTTGGAATCTGCAGTCGGAGCAATAA GCCTGTATCCACCTGTTAATAAGCTTCTAGAACAATGCGGCAAGTTTCAGCTTCTGGACAGGTTATTAAATTCCCTACTCTCGCGAAAGCACAAG GTTCTGATATTCTCACAATGGACAAAAGTATTGGACATTATTGAGTATTACCTAGATTCAAAAGGCCTTGAGGCTTGCAGAATTGATGGTCAGGTTAAGTTGGACGAGAGGTGGCGGCAG ATAGCAGAATTTAATGACCCGAACAGCAGCTTAAATATCTTCATTCTGAGCACACGGGCTGGTGGACTTGGTATCAACCTTACTTCTGCTGATACCTGTATCCTATATGACAGTGACTGG AATCCTCAGATGGATCTGCAGGCCATGGATCGATGCCACCGGATTGGTCAAACACggtcagtgcatgtgtataggCTGGCAACATCACATTCTGTTGAG GGACGGATGATCAGGAAAGCTTTTGGAAAGTTGAAGCTAGAGCATGTGGTGATAGGGAAGGGACAATTTGAACAAGAAAGGGCAAAGCCTAACGTCTTAGAT GAGGCGGAGCTGCTGGCGCTGCTCAGGGACGAGCAGGACGAGGCAGACAGGATGATCCAGACGGACATTAGCGACGAAGACCTCTTGAAGCTGATGGACCGGAGCGACCTGTCCGGACCACCTGTTGCTACAGACGCCGCTCCTCTTATCCCTCTGAAAGGCCCTGGCTGGGAAGTCGTGGTGACCACGAAAAGCGGCGGCGGCATGCTCTCGTCGCTCACCAGCTGA
- the LOC133913191 gene encoding cyclase-associated protein 1-like, whose amino-acid sequence METALVERLEAAVARLEAAVASGASLSAAAPRELDVPAASDPAIVAYDEFVAEAVGRLTAAAEKIGGKVLDATKVLAEAFAVAKDLLVQAKQLQKPASMADAQDFFKPLSDVITKATAMTEGRRPDYFNHLKSIADSLPALAWVAFLGKDCGMSFPTAHVEESWQMAEFYNNKVLVEYRNKDPDHVEWAKALKDLYIPGLRDYVKKYYPLGPVWGPAGGSLVSQPKAAAPTPKAPAVKAPPPPAPPSAPLFSTEKSPKSSQPKEGMSAVFQEISSKPVTSGLRKVTDDMKTKNRAARSGVVSSTAAAPAAAPEKTSRAGSFSFKSGPPKMELQMGRKWVVENQVGKKNLAIDDCDSRQSVYVYGCKDSLLQVNGKVNNITVDKCTKFGIVFKDVVAAFEVVNCNGVEVQCQGTAPTISIDNTSGCQLYLSKDSLGASITSAKSSEINVMVPSGVTDGDWVEHALPQQYIHSFKEGQFITSPVSHSGA is encoded by the exons ATGGAGACGGCGCTCGTGGAGCGGCtcgaggcggcggtggcgcgccTGGAGGCCGCCGTTGCCTCCGGCGCCTCgctctcggcggcggcgccgcgcgAACTCGACGTCCCGGCCGCGTCGGATCCGGCCATCGTGGCCTACGACGAGTTCGTCGCGGAGGCCGTCGGCCGCCTCACGGCCGCGGCCGAGAAGATCGGTGGGAAAGTGCTCGACGCCACCAAGGTGCTCGCCGAGGCCTTCGCCGTCGCCAAGGACCTGCTCGTCCAGGCCAAGCAGCTACAG AAACCTGCATCAATGGCTGACGCACAGGATTTCTTTAAGCCCCTCAGTGATGTTATCACAAAAGCAACTGCAATGACCGAAGGAAGGAGGCCCGACTATTTCAATCATTTAAAGAGTATTGCTGACAGTCTCCCTGCTTTGGCTTGGGTTGCATTTTTGGGGAAGGATTGTG GCATGAGCTTCCCAACAGCACATGTTGAAGAAAGCTGGCAGATGGCTGAGTTCTATAATAACAAG GTTCTTGTGGAGTACAGGAACAAAGACCCTGATCATGTTGAGTGGGCTAAAGCTTTGAAGGATCTATACATACCTGGTCTGCGGGATTATGTTAAGAAATATTACCCTCTTGGTCCTGTCTGGGGTCCTGCTGGAGGTTCCCTTGTTTCCCAACCGAAGGCTGCTGCCCCAACACCTAAAGCACCAGCGGTTAAGGCTCCCCCTCCACCAGCTCCTCCTTCAGCGCCTCTTTTTAGCACAGAGAAGTCTCCAAAATCTTCACAGCCTAAAGAAGGGATGTCAGCTGTTTTTCAAGAGATTAGTTCAAAACCTGTGACTTCAG GGTTACGAAAGGTTACTGATGACATGAAGACTAAAAACCGTGCTGCTAGAAGCGGTGTTGTCAGCAgcactgctgctgctcctgctgcagCTCCTGAGAAGACTTCTCGTGCAGGGTCATTCTCCTTCAAGTCTGGACCCCCAAAAATGGAGCTTCAGATGGGACGCAA ATGGGTGGTCGAGAATCAGGTTGGTAAGAAGAACCTTGCTATTGATGACTGTGATTCCAGACAATCCGTCTATGTATATGGATGCAAGGATTCTCTCCTTCAAGTAAATG GCAAGGTTAATAATATAACTGTTGACAAATGCACCAAATTTGGAATCGTTTTCAAG GATGTTGTTGCAGCTTTTGAGGTTGTCAACTGCAATGGTGTTGAGGTCCAATGTCAG GGTACAGCACCAACAATATCAATCGACAACACATCTGGGTGTCAGCTATACTTAAGCAAAGATTCGCTGGGAGCTTCAATTACTTCAGCTAAATCTAGTGAAATTAATGTGATGGTTCCAAGTGGTGTCACTGATGGCGATTGG GTGGAGCATGCTTTGCCTCAGCAGTACATCCATAGCTTCAAGGAAGGGCAATTCATCACGTCACCAGTTTCACACTCTGGAGCGTAA